From a region of the Candidatus Methylomirabilota bacterium genome:
- the atpB gene encoding F0F1 ATP synthase subunit A, with protein MEHHPTIFQIPNFLGAIGIPGAWVPEHVAMAWLVMAILVGVSYLATRRLEAVPGPIQNFMEVVVETFGDLLTQMIGSNGKRYLPLIGTAGLFILVGNLLGALPGLKPPTANLNTTAALAITIFLSYNYFGIREHGIVAYLRHFCGPILWLAPIMFPIELIGHLARPISLSIRLFGNIFGEESVIAILLSLIWLGIPYVIYLGIMMPLSLFTSFVQAFIFVMLSMVYIAGAVQVEHEEHH; from the coding sequence ATGGAGCACCACCCTACAATTTTCCAGATTCCTAATTTTCTTGGGGCGATCGGGATTCCCGGAGCCTGGGTGCCGGAGCATGTGGCGATGGCGTGGCTTGTGATGGCTATCCTGGTCGGCGTATCGTACCTGGCTACGAGGCGACTCGAGGCTGTACCGGGGCCGATCCAGAACTTCATGGAGGTCGTGGTCGAGACGTTCGGAGATCTGCTTACACAGATGATCGGATCTAACGGGAAACGGTACCTCCCCTTGATCGGAACGGCCGGCCTCTTCATTCTCGTTGGCAATCTCCTCGGCGCGCTCCCCGGTCTCAAGCCGCCAACGGCGAACCTCAACACCACAGCCGCCCTCGCTATCACGATATTCCTCTCTTATAACTACTTCGGCATTCGGGAGCACGGGATCGTTGCCTATCTCCGCCACTTTTGCGGGCCGATCTTGTGGTTGGCGCCCATCATGTTCCCTATCGAGCTCATTGGCCATCTTGCCCGGCCGATTTCCTTGTCAATCCGACTATTCGGCAATATCTTCGGGGAGGAGAGTGTCATAGCCATCCTGCTGTCTTTGATCTGGTTGGGGATTCCGTACGTCATCTATCTGGGCATCATGATGCCCCTGAGTCTCTTCACCAGCTTTGTCCAGGCCTTCATCTTTGTCATGCTGTCCATGGTGTATATCGCGGGAGCCGTTCAAGTCGAACACGAAGAGCATCACTAA
- a CDS encoding AtpZ/AtpI family protein, with protein sequence MKDNQARLWRQLAGLSSLGITFAASIAIGAAIGIALDRWLGTSPWLMILFFIFGVAAGFANLLKDLKHWGS encoded by the coding sequence ATGAAGGACAATCAGGCTCGACTGTGGCGGCAGCTCGCAGGGCTGAGTTCACTGGGGATTACCTTCGCCGCTTCGATTGCGATCGGGGCCGCGATCGGTATTGCCCTGGATCGCTGGCTGGGGACGTCACCGTGGCTGATGATTTTATTTTTTATCTTTGGGGTTGCAGCGGGGTTTGCCAACCTTCTAAAAGATCTCAAGCATTGGGGAAGTTGA
- a CDS encoding NADH-quinone oxidoreductase subunit N: MTQVFNMTDLSTTSPEVILSLVAMTILMLDFIAPKGGRDWLGYLSILGVLGTFMILIRQWGVTQPAFSGQYVSDPFAFFFKIVFLISAALILLMSIGYLKSERIDKGEFYPLILFATLGMMLMVSAVDLLILYVGLEMMSISIYILAGFLKRERRSSEAALKYLLMGGFSSAIMLYGIVMLYGLTGTIGLREIASTISGDTLSNPALILGMVMLVAGFGFKIAAVPFHMYIPDVYEGAPTPVAALLSAASEVAGLAILLRVFLVVFPGLQDRWTLLFYVLSLLTMTVGNVVAIAQSNIKRMLAYSSIAHIGYLLIGLVAGRELGISAVLLYTLIYALMTLGAFAMVILLCAGEVKGERIDDFTGLAQRSPLAAAAMLIFLLSLAGVPPTAGFVGKFYLFGAAIERGYVWLAIIAVINSTISLFYYMKVVVAMYMRDLPPQGLTLSPSRPLRLALFVTLVATLAIGIYPGPFLELARASVTGLW, encoded by the coding sequence ATGACTCAAGTATTCAACATGACCGATCTCTCCACGACCTCCCCAGAGGTGATCCTGAGCCTGGTGGCCATGACGATCCTTATGCTCGATTTCATTGCTCCGAAGGGCGGACGAGACTGGCTGGGATATCTGAGTATCCTTGGCGTCCTTGGCACCTTCATGATCCTGATCCGCCAATGGGGCGTCACGCAGCCCGCCTTCAGCGGGCAATACGTCAGTGATCCGTTCGCGTTCTTCTTCAAGATCGTCTTTCTGATCTCTGCCGCGCTGATCCTGCTGATGTCGATCGGCTACCTGAAGAGCGAACGGATTGATAAAGGCGAGTTCTACCCTCTGATCCTTTTCGCCACACTCGGCATGATGTTGATGGTTAGCGCTGTAGACCTCCTGATCCTGTACGTCGGCCTGGAGATGATGTCGATCTCTATTTATATTCTGGCCGGGTTTTTGAAGCGGGAGCGACGCAGCAGCGAGGCCGCGCTCAAGTACCTGCTGATGGGAGGGTTTTCCTCTGCGATTATGTTGTACGGCATTGTGATGCTGTATGGCCTGACCGGCACCATCGGCCTGAGAGAGATTGCCTCAACGATCTCCGGGGACACACTCTCGAATCCGGCGCTCATCCTGGGCATGGTGATGCTGGTGGCCGGCTTCGGGTTCAAGATTGCGGCGGTTCCGTTCCACATGTATATTCCTGACGTGTATGAAGGGGCCCCGACCCCTGTGGCGGCTCTCCTGTCGGCGGCTTCAGAGGTTGCCGGTCTCGCCATTCTCCTGCGAGTCTTTCTGGTAGTGTTTCCGGGCCTACAGGATCGCTGGACGCTGCTCTTTTACGTCCTGTCGTTGCTCACGATGACGGTCGGAAATGTTGTGGCGATAGCGCAGAGTAATATCAAGCGGATGCTGGCCTACAGCTCCATCGCCCACATCGGCTACCTGCTGATCGGGTTGGTAGCGGGACGGGAGCTGGGGATCTCAGCCGTACTGCTGTATACCCTGATCTACGCCCTGATGACACTGGGCGCTTTTGCCATGGTGATCCTGCTCTGCGCGGGGGAGGTGAAAGGGGAGCGCATTGACGACTTTACCGGTCTGGCGCAGCGAAGCCCCTTGGCGGCCGCTGCCATGTTGATCTTCCTTCTCTCATTAGCGGGGGTTCCTCCGACCGCGGGCTTTGTCGGAAAGTTCTACCTGTTCGGCGCAGCCATCGAACGAGGGTATGTGTGGCTTGCGATCATTGCCGTGATCAATTCAACCATCTCGCTCTTCTATTACATGAAGGTGGTGGTGGCGATGTACATGCGCGACCTACCGCCACAGGGCCTGACCTTAAGTCCTTCCAGGCCGTTACGGCTGGCCCTCTTTGTGACCCTGGTGGCCACCCTCGCTATTGGAATCTACCCAGGCCCTTTCCTGGAGTTGGCTAGGGCCTCGGTCACCGGGCTCTGGTAG
- the nuoK gene encoding NADH-quinone oxidoreductase subunit NuoK has product MVPLSYYLILSTLMFGIGMFGALTRRNAIGILMALELMFNAVNLNFVAFSRYLPQPLLQGQIFAIFVITVAAAEAAVGLAIVLGLYRNFQTINVDEINLMKW; this is encoded by the coding sequence ATGGTGCCACTTTCGTACTACCTGATCCTCAGCACGCTCATGTTCGGCATCGGGATGTTCGGGGCCCTGACCCGCCGCAATGCCATCGGGATTCTCATGGCGCTAGAGTTGATGTTCAACGCGGTCAACCTGAATTTTGTAGCATTCTCCAGGTATCTACCCCAGCCGCTGCTCCAGGGGCAGATCTTTGCCATCTTTGTCATTACCGTGGCGGCGGCAGAGGCCGCGGTGGGACTGGCGATTGTCCTCGGACTGTACCGGAACTTTCAGACGATCAACGTCGACGAAATCAACCTGATGAAATGGTAA
- a CDS encoding NADH-quinone oxidoreductase subunit D, translating into MEEFYVNMGPQHPSTHGVLRLLLKLDGEVVTEIIPYIGYLHRCHEKIGENRIYTQIIPYTDRLDYLASMYNNFGFVLTVERLLGVTVPERAEYMRVILGELQRIASHLIWLGTFGLDLGNFTIFMYCFREREKILDLFESVCGQRLNYAFYRIGGMPLDFPDSFVPDCKAFLEWFKPRLPEYDAVMTDNIIFQKRVQGLGKLDAKTAINYAISGPMLRASGIKWDLRRNDPYSIYDRFKFDIPVGTSGDVWDRYMVRRIEIEESVKIVEQALQGLPSGEIMAKMPKKLKPPAGDIYSRVESPRGELGFYIVSDGSEKPYRYKVRSPTFVNLSILPLIGTGYLVADLVAILGSIDIVLGEVDR; encoded by the coding sequence ATGGAGGAGTTCTATGTCAACATGGGTCCGCAGCATCCCAGCACGCACGGCGTGCTTCGCCTTTTGTTGAAGCTGGATGGCGAGGTCGTGACCGAGATCATCCCGTACATCGGCTACCTCCACCGCTGCCATGAAAAGATCGGCGAGAACCGCATCTATACCCAGATCATTCCGTACACCGATCGGCTGGACTATCTCGCATCGATGTATAACAATTTCGGCTTCGTGTTGACGGTGGAACGGCTCCTCGGGGTGACTGTACCGGAGCGGGCCGAGTATATGCGAGTGATTCTGGGAGAGTTGCAACGAATCGCCAGCCATCTGATCTGGTTGGGGACCTTCGGCCTCGATCTGGGCAACTTCACCATTTTTATGTACTGCTTCCGGGAGCGGGAAAAGATCCTGGACCTGTTCGAATCAGTCTGCGGTCAGCGGCTGAATTACGCGTTCTACCGGATCGGCGGGATGCCGCTGGACTTCCCTGATTCCTTCGTGCCCGACTGCAAGGCGTTTCTGGAATGGTTCAAGCCGCGCCTGCCGGAGTACGATGCGGTGATGACCGACAACATCATCTTCCAAAAGCGGGTGCAGGGCCTCGGGAAACTCGACGCTAAGACCGCCATCAACTACGCCATCAGCGGGCCGATGCTCCGCGCCTCCGGGATCAAGTGGGATCTGCGCCGGAACGATCCATACTCTATCTATGATCGCTTTAAATTCGACATCCCGGTGGGAACCTCCGGCGACGTCTGGGACCGATATATGGTCAGGCGCATCGAGATAGAAGAGAGTGTGAAGATCGTTGAGCAAGCCCTCCAGGGGCTGCCGTCCGGCGAGATCATGGCGAAGATGCCGAAGAAGCTGAAGCCGCCTGCCGGAGACATCTACTCCAGGGTGGAGTCGCCCAGGGGCGAGTTGGGGTTCTATATCGTATCCGACGGCTCCGAGAAACCGTACCGGTACAAGGTCCGCTCTCCGACCTTTGTTAACCTGAGCATACTTCCCCTAATCGGTACAGGCTACCTTGTTGCTGATCTCGTGGCCATTCTGGGGAGCATCGACATCGTGCTGGGCGAAGTGGATCGCTAG
- a CDS encoding NADH-quinone oxidoreductase subunit J, with the protein MTVTYVVFLLMAAFTVGASLLVVLAKNIVHCAIALVFAFFGVAALFVLLDAEFLAAAQVLLYVGGITILLLFAIMLTSRISARGVKIMNEQVGISAVVVLAIVGLLAYANLKGFSALVPPLTMPDNTASIGKLLLTTYVLPFEVVSLLLLAAMVGAIILARREREKD; encoded by the coding sequence GTGACTGTGACTTACGTCGTATTCTTATTGATGGCGGCCTTCACCGTGGGAGCCTCCCTTCTGGTGGTCCTGGCCAAAAATATCGTACATTGCGCCATCGCGCTGGTCTTTGCGTTCTTCGGCGTGGCCGCGCTGTTCGTCCTGCTCGATGCCGAATTTCTGGCAGCCGCGCAGGTGCTGCTGTACGTGGGGGGGATCACCATCCTCCTGCTGTTCGCTATCATGTTGACCAGCCGGATCTCGGCGAGAGGGGTCAAGATCATGAACGAACAGGTAGGGATCAGCGCGGTGGTGGTCCTCGCGATCGTCGGGCTCTTGGCCTACGCTAACCTGAAGGGCTTTTCCGCCCTGGTGCCGCCTCTGACGATGCCGGATAATACCGCCTCGATCGGAAAGCTCCTGCTGACTACCTACGTCTTGCCGTTTGAGGTGGTATCGCTCCTCCTTCTGGCGGCCATGGTGGGCGCAATCATTCTGGCTCGACGCGAGCGGGAGAAGGACTGA
- the nuoH gene encoding NADH-quinone oxidoreductase subunit NuoH — translation MESFYDIFSTRGIPLFIPQLIVMLAVATAVLIFTAVSVMFMVWWERKISAHIQVRFGPMRVGGWHGWAQSIADGIKLLIKEDIVPAGADRLVFALAPMVVFAASLAAFVIIPFGPGLIAGDLNIGVLFYISISSLTVVGIIMAGWSSNNKYSVLGALRSAAQAVSYEIPLVVSVIGVIMTVGSMSMVRIVEAQQQIWFVVPQLLGFLIYLTASIAECNRLPFDIPEAESELVAGFHVEYSGMRFAIFFLAEYANMFVVSAIATTLFLGGWHGPLLPGWLWFLLKTYFLIFVMMWLRWTLARLRVDQLMNLGWKFLLPLAFLNMGITGLILVLRG, via the coding sequence ATGGAGAGCTTTTACGACATCTTTAGTACTAGGGGGATACCCCTGTTCATTCCCCAGTTGATCGTGATGCTGGCGGTGGCCACTGCTGTGCTCATTTTCACTGCCGTCTCCGTCATGTTTATGGTCTGGTGGGAGCGGAAGATCAGCGCCCACATCCAGGTCCGCTTTGGGCCGATGCGGGTTGGCGGCTGGCACGGCTGGGCCCAGAGCATCGCCGACGGGATCAAGCTCCTCATTAAGGAGGATATCGTCCCGGCGGGGGCCGACCGGTTGGTGTTTGCCCTGGCGCCGATGGTGGTCTTTGCGGCCTCGCTCGCCGCGTTTGTCATCATCCCGTTCGGTCCGGGCCTCATCGCCGGCGACCTGAATATCGGCGTGCTCTTCTACATTTCGATCTCCTCTCTGACGGTCGTGGGGATCATTATGGCCGGCTGGAGCTCAAATAATAAGTATTCGGTCTTGGGCGCCCTCCGCTCGGCGGCGCAGGCGGTCAGCTACGAGATCCCCCTCGTGGTCTCGGTCATTGGGGTCATCATGACGGTCGGCTCTATGAGTATGGTCCGGATTGTGGAGGCACAGCAACAGATCTGGTTTGTGGTTCCGCAATTGCTCGGCTTCCTCATCTATTTGACCGCGTCGATTGCCGAGTGCAACCGGTTGCCGTTTGATATCCCGGAGGCCGAGTCGGAACTGGTGGCCGGCTTTCATGTTGAGTACAGCGGGATGCGGTTCGCCATCTTCTTCCTGGCGGAGTACGCTAATATGTTCGTCGTCTCGGCCATCGCCACCACGTTATTTCTCGGCGGATGGCACGGGCCGTTACTGCCGGGATGGCTCTGGTTCCTTCTGAAGACCTATTTCCTTATCTTCGTAATGATGTGGCTGCGCTGGACGCTGGCCAGACTGCGGGTCGATCAACTCATGAATCTTGGGTGGAAGTTCTTACTGCCGCTGGCCTTTTTGAATATGGGGATTACCGGATTGATCCTGGTGCTGCGAGGGTAG
- a CDS encoding NADH-quinone oxidoreductase subunit M: MNVLGFPILSLMTYLPLAGVVVISLLPKESKNGVRWTALAFTVASLLVSLWLPAFFDSTTAEMQFVEKVSWIPSIGVTYFLGLDGITLWLTLLTTFLSVITVICSWESVSMRLKEYYAFLLMLETGMLGVFFSMDFFLFYIFWEVMLVPMYFLIGIWGSDRRLYSAIKFFLYTLFGGVIMLLGILSVYFYHGAQTGTYTFDIFELMKLSYPSTPVFTLLGVPLSFQDLVWLAFFLGFAIKVPMFPFHTWLPDAHTDAPTAGSVILAGVLLKMGTYGFIRFNLPMLPEATQHFVPMIMILSIIAIIYGALVCMVQTDMKRLIAYSSVSHMGFVMLGMFALNSQGVQGSIIQMINHGLSTGALFLIVGLIYDRRHTRQISEFGGLSKQMPVYSTLFAIIMFSSMGLPGLNGFIGEFLILVGAFKVNYVWAAFAVTGIVLGAAYMLWLYQRTMFGALENPKNADLADLSAREISTLVPIVIMCFWIGLYPSPFLSRTEASVNYVLARVHKQQAVAEPYLSDSTQPATGQIEAGHGSGQRGAVVLPVRAPVSAHAEEPVLSSVKGSR; encoded by the coding sequence ATGAATGTTCTTGGGTTTCCGATCTTGTCGCTGATGACGTACCTGCCCCTCGCCGGGGTGGTCGTAATCTCGCTGCTTCCGAAGGAGTCGAAAAACGGCGTTCGCTGGACCGCCCTGGCTTTCACGGTAGCCAGCCTCCTGGTGTCTTTGTGGCTCCCCGCTTTCTTTGACTCGACGACTGCCGAGATGCAGTTTGTCGAGAAGGTCTCATGGATTCCGTCGATTGGTGTGACCTATTTTCTCGGGCTCGATGGGATCACCTTGTGGCTTACCTTGCTGACCACTTTCCTCTCCGTCATCACCGTCATCTGCTCGTGGGAATCGGTGAGCATGCGGTTGAAGGAGTATTACGCCTTTCTTCTGATGCTGGAGACCGGTATGCTCGGGGTCTTTTTCTCCATGGACTTCTTTCTCTTCTATATCTTTTGGGAAGTGATGCTGGTCCCGATGTATTTCCTGATCGGCATCTGGGGAAGCGACCGCCGCCTCTACTCGGCCATCAAGTTCTTTTTGTATACGCTGTTCGGCGGCGTCATCATGCTGCTGGGGATCCTGTCCGTCTACTTTTATCACGGTGCCCAGACGGGAACCTATACGTTTGATATTTTTGAGTTGATGAAGCTGTCGTATCCATCTACACCTGTCTTCACACTGCTGGGTGTTCCGCTATCGTTTCAGGATCTGGTCTGGCTGGCCTTCTTTTTGGGCTTCGCCATCAAGGTCCCGATGTTTCCTTTCCATACGTGGCTGCCTGACGCGCACACCGATGCGCCGACGGCCGGCAGCGTGATTCTGGCCGGTGTCCTCCTGAAGATGGGGACGTACGGTTTCATCCGGTTCAATCTGCCGATGCTTCCGGAGGCCACCCAGCACTTCGTTCCGATGATTATGATCCTGTCGATCATCGCGATCATTTACGGCGCGTTGGTCTGTATGGTCCAGACCGACATGAAGCGGCTGATCGCCTACAGCTCCGTCAGCCACATGGGATTTGTGATGTTGGGTATGTTTGCCCTGAATTCCCAAGGGGTCCAGGGCAGTATTATCCAGATGATTAACCACGGCCTCTCGACCGGCGCCCTCTTCCTAATCGTGGGTCTGATCTATGATCGCCGACATACGAGGCAGATCTCGGAGTTTGGGGGCCTGTCCAAGCAGATGCCGGTCTACTCTACCCTGTTCGCGATCATCATGTTTTCTTCGATGGGGCTCCCCGGACTGAACGGCTTCATCGGTGAGTTTTTGATTCTCGTCGGCGCCTTCAAAGTCAATTATGTCTGGGCGGCCTTTGCCGTGACAGGAATTGTGCTCGGCGCAGCCTATATGCTCTGGCTATACCAGCGGACTATGTTTGGGGCGCTGGAGAACCCGAAGAATGCGGATCTTGCTGACCTGAGCGCCAGAGAGATTAGCACCCTTGTGCCGATCGTGATTATGTGTTTCTGGATCGGTCTCTACCCCTCCCCCTTCCTGAGCCGGACAGAGGCGTCGGTCAATTATGTCCTGGCGCGGGTCCATAAACAGCAGGCCGTTGCCGAGCCGTACCTGAGTGATTCGACACAGCCCGCCACAGGCCAGATTGAAGCCGGTCATGGGTCGGGTCAAAGGGGAGCTGTTGTCTTGCCGGTTCGGGCGCCTGTCTCTGCCCATGCCGAAGAGCCTGTCCTGAGCTCCGTCAAAGGGTCCAGATGA
- the nuoL gene encoding NADH-quinone oxidoreductase subunit L, giving the protein MKLVALVPLLPLIGVLINGLFGAWIKERAHLIAVPAAGLSCLVAFVVFFQTLGGATLDWDVYSWLKVGDLKVPIGFLVDPLSTVMMLVVTFVGFLIHVYSIGYMHGDRGYARFFTYLNLFMFSMLMLVLANNYLLMFLGWEGVGLCSYLLIGFWYEKKSAADAGKKAFVVNRIGDAGFILGLFLIWTTFGSLKYTEVFAAVNPALGAGIYTAITLLLFVGATGKSAQLPLYVWLPDAMEGPTPVSALIHAATMVTAGVYMVARSNALFNLAPFSLEVVAWVGALTAVFSATIALVQNDIKRVVAYSTISQLGYMFLGAGAGAYPSAVFHLGTHAFFKALLFLGCGSVIHSLHGEQDMRKMGGLRKAMPITTWTFLLASLANAGIFPLAGFWSKDEILFNVFERGLTIPWLLGLIGAFLTAFYMFRLFFQVFTGHFRGDHHTAHHLHESPPNMAYPLLVLGVLSVIAGLAFGFPPDHGLYHRFVAPIFEVAHESEAATEHAAGASEVVMAAVSLAVALLGIGLAYLFYVKRPDLPAALADKAQGLHSLLLNKYWVDELYQAIFIDFGKAFCRFLWGVDARVVDGAVNGSSWLTMRLSVISSWNDMKIVDGLVNAIADLIQGGSGTLRRLQTGAIQNYILAMALGIVGMVVFYLFL; this is encoded by the coding sequence ATGAAACTTGTTGCGCTTGTGCCACTCCTGCCGCTGATCGGGGTCCTGATCAACGGATTGTTCGGCGCCTGGATCAAGGAGCGCGCCCATCTGATCGCGGTCCCCGCCGCAGGGCTGTCATGTCTGGTGGCGTTTGTCGTCTTCTTTCAGACGCTGGGTGGCGCGACACTCGATTGGGACGTCTATTCGTGGCTGAAGGTCGGAGACCTCAAGGTGCCGATCGGGTTCCTGGTCGACCCGCTCTCGACCGTTATGATGCTGGTGGTCACCTTCGTCGGGTTCCTCATCCATGTCTACTCGATCGGCTATATGCACGGTGATCGGGGCTACGCTCGCTTCTTTACCTATCTCAATCTGTTCATGTTCTCCATGCTGATGCTGGTTCTCGCCAATAACTACCTCCTGATGTTTCTGGGGTGGGAGGGGGTTGGGCTCTGCTCGTATTTACTGATAGGCTTCTGGTATGAGAAAAAATCGGCTGCGGATGCCGGTAAGAAGGCGTTTGTCGTCAACCGGATCGGGGATGCCGGGTTCATACTCGGGCTCTTCCTCATCTGGACCACCTTCGGATCGTTGAAATATACTGAAGTGTTTGCGGCCGTCAATCCCGCTCTGGGCGCCGGGATCTACACCGCCATCACGCTGCTCCTGTTCGTGGGCGCGACAGGCAAGTCGGCCCAGCTCCCGCTCTATGTCTGGCTCCCCGACGCCATGGAGGGGCCCACACCGGTCTCGGCGTTGATCCATGCCGCCACGATGGTGACGGCGGGTGTGTATATGGTAGCCAGATCGAACGCCCTCTTCAATCTGGCCCCGTTCAGCCTCGAAGTGGTGGCCTGGGTCGGCGCGCTGACGGCGGTCTTCTCGGCCACAATCGCGCTGGTTCAGAACGACATCAAGCGGGTTGTGGCCTACTCCACAATCTCGCAACTCGGCTATATGTTTCTCGGCGCTGGAGCGGGCGCCTACCCGTCCGCCGTGTTTCACCTTGGCACTCACGCTTTTTTCAAGGCGCTTCTGTTTCTTGGTTGCGGTTCGGTCATTCACTCATTGCATGGCGAGCAGGACATGAGAAAGATGGGCGGACTGCGGAAGGCGATGCCGATTACAACCTGGACCTTTCTGCTGGCCTCGCTGGCGAACGCCGGGATCTTTCCCCTGGCAGGTTTCTGGTCCAAGGATGAAATCCTGTTCAACGTCTTCGAACGTGGGCTGACGATCCCCTGGCTCCTGGGACTGATCGGCGCGTTTCTCACGGCCTTCTATATGTTCAGGCTCTTTTTCCAGGTCTTCACAGGGCATTTTCGCGGCGACCACCATACTGCCCATCACCTGCACGAATCGCCGCCGAACATGGCGTACCCCCTGCTGGTGCTCGGCGTTCTTTCGGTGATTGCGGGACTGGCGTTCGGATTCCCCCCAGACCACGGGCTGTACCATCGCTTCGTTGCGCCGATCTTTGAAGTTGCTCACGAATCGGAAGCGGCCACAGAGCATGCGGCTGGCGCGTCGGAAGTCGTGATGGCCGCGGTGTCTCTCGCCGTTGCGCTGCTCGGGATCGGCCTTGCCTATCTGTTCTATGTCAAACGGCCGGATTTGCCGGCGGCACTGGCCGATAAGGCACAAGGTCTACACAGTCTGCTGCTGAACAAGTATTGGGTAGACGAGCTGTATCAGGCAATCTTCATCGATTTCGGCAAGGCCTTCTGTCGCTTCCTGTGGGGGGTTGATGCCCGGGTTGTGGACGGCGCAGTCAACGGCAGTAGCTGGCTTACCATGCGCTTGAGTGTGATCTCGTCCTGGAACGACATGAAGATTGTCGATGGTCTGGTCAATGCTATCGCCGATCTGATCCAGGGCGGAAGCGGAACTCTCCGGCGGCTGCAGACGGGGGCCATCCAGAACTATATTCTGGCTATGGCGCTGGGTATTGTTGGTATGGTGGTATTCTATCTGTTTCTCTAA